The following coding sequences lie in one Chanos chanos chromosome 4, fChaCha1.1, whole genome shotgun sequence genomic window:
- the tdrd9 gene encoding ATP-dependent RNA helicase TDRD9 translates to MKQAVTSEQIAEWFTIGTQFASVRITDETKKEAKSESASTTESPVKTPAERGSPEKDSSDGGIRSRKAALLTNTPPTLAYYEYPALPITKNRQELISLIENNSVVIIRGATGSGKTTLLPQFILDYYNERNAPCNLVVTQPRKIGASSIARWVAKERKCTLGSLVGYQVGLEKMATVHTRLIYMTTGVLLQKLVGAKSLTEYSHIFIDEVHERTEELDFLLLVVRKLLHSNSRYVKVILMSATINCKEFAEYFGTPVRSQMNPAYVFEVEGTTYTVDEFYLDDLKSILPFRVEALQSAEPRINSEMYNVAVSLIQSFDEMETKDQSGRAEKEEALSLPERGSVLVFLPGLAEIQFMQEALSKLVRKRLQVYPLHSSVTLEEQNGVFLVPVPGYRKIILSTNIAESSVTVPDVKYVIDFCLARHLVCDKETNYQSLCLTWASKTSSNQRRGRAGRVSKGYCYRLVTKEFWKNEIPDYVIPEMLRSPLASIMLKVKLLDMGDPRSLLSSALSPPNLNDIERTVLQLKEMGALSVRSSSEKRFDGDLTFLGRVLAHLPVDLYLGKMVVLGHVFGCLEECLIIAAALSLKSFFSMPALQQLAGYRSKLTFAQGVPSDSVAFVNAFKAWHTSRSKGELRHPKDELEWGKENCIQIKRIREVAELFEDLKKRVSQFNMEVSESSTPVDYTSVNKQRFILQVVIAGAFYPNYFIQGEIDEEMASKELSGHDPRTTVMVRNLPQFAFLYYKQLQSLFRQCGQVKSIAFDGSRAYVEFYRTLARGSGVLPEVSLALLLSQQRLPLHLLVHRTDEVEAKAGDKTVTHLRYARVNVDFQNHSVYPVGVLSSTVDPEKLPTNRVFIVNITEVVEVGHFWGFQADEASIAKQTQLTAAINMRELHPVPESLYPNLLCLAPFIDTHEPGNYFRAKILHVLGNLVEVIFVDFGNCSRVPCSSLRELPADLLSPPFQAQEFRIAGMRPSTQSVIFGDQWSSRARNRFITLVNPSSASQHTFIVSLYSILHGVMHVDLFVTTDTGEVSLADIMVQEGHARKAPESFESQQSHGVLMSLYQDLQDGTYTPNSTSSSWKNQKEEEKRVINSLLEAFSRTSHSAPKIRVPVHGPMSPHRVKFHSMFSVSQYRSVAIEKDSINSVLVNENPQDKYERLLVAGSVSLSSSGSKLMLKETTLMPHIPGLPALITMLFTPVMELRTNEERTCFTGALCGLGWNPSTGDPVLPEHDIVLSFDVTFDVEDITEINALRAAVNRLVCEGPNGVLHLGPERIRTLQEDARERLIRLFTKSPPRKECIPAFHENPKKWNQVDPSLQMKVPQKFDGKSRNVCFILHPVTLLDI, encoded by the exons cccTGTGAAAACcccagcagagagaggcagtccAGAGAAAGATTCGTCAGATGGAGGGATCAGGAGCAGGAAGGCCGCCCTCCTGACCA ACACCCCTCCGACACTGGCCTACTATGAGTATCCAGCTCTTCCAATCACCAAAAACCGACAAGAG TTGATCTCCCTCATAGAGAATAACTCTGTGGTGATAATCCGTGGGGCCACAGGCAGCGGTAAGACCACCCTGCTGCCTCAGTTCATACTGGACTACTACAATGAGAGAAACGCTCCCTGCAACCTAGTGGTGACGCAGCCGCGCAAGATCGGAGCCTCCAGCATCGCACGCTGGGTTGCCAAAGAACGCAAGTGCACCCTTGGCAGTCTAGTGGGATACCAG gtgGGACTGGAGAAGATGGCAACAGTGCATACGAGGCTGATCTACATGACCACTGGGGTACTGTTGCAGAAACTGGTGGGAGCAAAGAGTCTGACAGAGTACTCCCACATCTTTATAGACGAG GTTCATGAGAGGACAGAAGAGCTGGACTTCCTCCTCTTGGTTGTCAGAAAGCTTTTGCACTCAAATTCCCGCTATGTCAAG GTCATCCTAATGTCAGCCACAATCAATTGTAAGGAATTTGCGGAGTATTTTGGAACGCCGGTCCGTAGCCAGATGAATCCTGCATACGTGTTCGAGGTGGAAGGAACAACCTACACTGTAGATGAATTCTATCTGGATGACTTGAAAAGCATCTTACCCTTTAGA GTGGAGGCTCTCCAGAGTGCCGAACCTCGCATCAATTCCGAAATGTACAATGTGGCAGTCAGTCTTATACAGAGCTTCGATGAAATGGAGACCAAAgatcaaag tgggCGGGCTGAGAAGGAGGAGGCCTTGTCTTTGCCTGAGAGGGGAAGTGTGCTGGTTTTCCTACCTGGTCTCGCTGAGATCCAGTTCATGCAGGAAGCTCTCTCTAAGCTTGTACGCAAGAG ACTGCAGGTGTACCCCCTCCACTCCTCAGTCACCTTAGAGGAGCAAAACGGGGTTTTCCTGGTGCCAGTGCCTGGATACAGGAAG ATCATCCTTTCCACTAACATAGCAGAGAGCTCTGTCACAGTGCCTGATGTGAAGTATG TAattgacttctgcctggcacgACACCTGGTCTGTGACAAAGAGACAAATTACCAGTCCCTCTGTCTGACATGGGCATCCAAGACCAGCAGTAACCAGCGGAGAG GACGTGCTGGCCGGGTGTCTAAAGGTTACTGTTATCGCCTGGTGACTAAAGAATTCTGGAAGAATGAAATCCCAGATTATGTCATTCCTGAAATGCTG cgtTCCCCACTGGCCAGTATCATGTTGAAGGTGAAGTTGCTGGATATGGGGGACCCTCGTTCTCTCCTGTCGAGTGCCCTCTCTCCCCCAAATCTCAACGACATTGAGAGAACTGTCCTACAGCTGAAGGAG atggGTGCCCTGTCTGTGCGGAGCAGCAGCGAGAAGCGTTTTGACGGAGACTTGACGTTCCTGGGTCGTGTTTTGGCTCACCTGCCCGTTGACCTCTACCTGGGGAAGATGGTTGTTTTGGGCCATGTCTTTGGCTGTTTGGAGGAGTGCCTAATCATCG cTGCGGCTCTCTCTCTAAAGAGTTTCTTCTCCATGCCGGCGTTACAGCAGCTGGCAGGCTACCG GAGCAAGCTGACGTTTGCACAAGGTGTCCCCAGTGACTCTGTTGCCTTCGTCAATGCATTCAAG GCTTGGCATACTTCCAGGAGTAAAGGGGAACTGAGACATCCAAAG gaCGAACTAGAGTGGGGCAAAGAGAACTGCATTCAGATCAAAAGAATCAGAGAG GTGGCTGAGCTGTTTGAGGACTTGAAAAAGCGTGTGTCCCAGTTCAACATGGAAGTGAGTGAGAGCTCTACACCAGTGGACTACACCAGTGTGAACAAGCAGAGGTTCATCCTGCAG GTTGTCATTGCTGGAGCATTCTACCCAAACTACTTCATTCAGGGAGAGATTGATGAAGAGATGGCATCCAAGGAGCTTTCAGGACACGATCCCAGAACTACCGTAATG gtTCGGAATCTCCCTCAGTTTGCTTTTCTGTACTACAAGCAGCTGCAGTCTCTGTTCAGGCAGTGTGGCCAGGTCAAATCCATCGCCTTTGATGGTTCCAG gGCGTATGTTGAGTTTTACCGGACGTTGGCGCGTGGCTCTGGCGTTTTGCCGGAGGTTTCTCTGGCCCTGCTCTTGTCTCAGCAGAGGCTGCCTCTCCACCTGCTCGTGCATCGAACAGATGAGGTGGAGGCCAAAGCAGGGGACAAGACAGTCACCCACCTGAGATATGCACG GGTCAATGTGGATTTTCAGAACCACTCTGTGTACCCAGTTGGAGTTCTGAGCAGTACTGTTGACCCAGAGAAACTGCCCACGAACAGAGTCTTCATTGTCAACATCACAGAG GTGGTGGAAGTGGGTCATTTCTGGGGTTTCCAGGCCGACGAGGCGAGTATAGCGAAACAGACCCAGCTGACGGCGGCCATTAACATGCGGGAGCTGCATCCTGTCCCAGAGTCCCTGTACCCCAACCTTTTGTGCCTGGCCCCCTTCATCGACACCCACGAGCCTGGCAACTATTTCAGAGCCAAGATACTGCATGTGCTTGGAAACCTGGTGGAA GTAATCTTTGTGGATTTTGGGAATTGCTCCAGAGTTCCTTGCAGCAGTCTGAGGGAGCTTCCGGCTGACCTGCTGTCTCCGCCCTTTCAG GCTCAGGAGTTTCGCATCGCCGGGATGAGGCCGTCGACTCAGTCTGTGATTTTTGGAGACCAGTGGAGCAGTCGTGCCCGCAACCGTTTCATAACGTTGGTGAACCCTTCTTCAGCGTCCCAGCACACCTTCATCGTGTCCCTCTACTCCATCCTGCACGGTGTGATGCACGTCGACCTCTTCGTCACCACGGATACGGGCGAAGTCAGCTTGGCCGACATCATGGTGCAGGAAGGCCACGCCCGTAAAGCTCCCGAGAGCTTTGAGTCTCAG CAGAGTCATGGAGTGTTGATGTCACTGTACCAAGACCTTCAAGATGGCACTTATACACCCAACTCCACCAGCAGTTCCTGGAAGAaccagaaagaggaggaaaaacggGTCATCAATAGTCTCCTGGAGGCGTTCTCCAGAACCAGTCACAGCGCCCCCAAGATCAGG GTTCCTGTGCATGGTCCTATGAGTCCTCACAGAGTCAAGTTCCACAGCATGTTTAGTGTCTCCCAGTACAG gtCAGTTGCTATAGAGAAAGACAGCATTAACTCTGTACTGGTGAATGAGAATCCACAGGACAAATATGAGAGGTTACTGGTGGCTggatctgtgtctctcagctcctcAG gttcAAAACTTATGCTAAAGGAGACCACACTGATGCCTCACATACCTGGTCTGCCTGCTCTCATCACTATGCTCTTCACTCCCGTCATGGAGTTACG CACGAACGAGGAGAGGACGTGTTTTACGGGAGCCCTCTGTGGTCTGGGCTGGAACCCCAGCACCGGTGACCCTGTGCTTCCAGAGCATGACATCGTGCTGTCGTTTGACGTCACGTTTGACGTGGAGGACATCACTGAG ATTAATGCTCTCAGAGCCGCTGTCAACAGGTTGGTGTGCGAGGGGCCGAATGGCGTTCTGCACCTGGGGCCCGAGAGGATCAGGACTCTGCAGGAGGATGCACGCGAACGCCTGATCAG GCTGTTCACCAAGTCTCCTCCCAGAAAAGAATGCATCCCTGCATTCCATGAGAATCCCAAAAAATGGAACCAG GTTGACCCATCTCTTCAAATGAAGGTTCCACAAAAGTTTGATGGGAAGAgcagaaatgtttgtttcatcCTGCACCCTGTCACACTCCTGGACATATAA